One genomic window of Micropterus dolomieu isolate WLL.071019.BEF.003 ecotype Adirondacks linkage group LG06, ASM2129224v1, whole genome shotgun sequence includes the following:
- the ndufb3 gene encoding NADH dehydrogenase [ubiquinone] 1 beta subcomplex subunit 3 isoform X2 produces the protein MGGDHGHNKMSMPDWRQWKAEGTPLEFTQQRLAARGLKDPWARNEAWRYSGGFARAVTLSDVLLRGFKWGFAAFTVALAVEYALFPPKKGGH, from the exons ATGGGAGGTGACCATGGCCACAACAAGATGTCCATGCCAGACTGGCGGCAGTGGAAAGCAGAGGGAACACCACTGGAGTTCACACAGCAGAGGCTGGCAGCCAGGGGACTCAAGGATCCATGGGCACG TAACGAGGCTTGGAGATACTCAGGCGGCTTCGCCCGTGCTGTGACTCTGTCTGATGTGCTGCTGAGAGGATTCAAGTGGGGCTTTGCTGCTTTTACTGTTGCTCTGGCTGTCGAGTACGCCCTCTTCCCACCAAAGAAGGGTGGCCACTAA
- the cfap410 gene encoding cilia and flagella associated protein 410 isoform X2: MPLGFTLRALLQTTARGCSLTDISIFSQMANIEVLTLSVNSISSLSPLAGCLSLCELYLRRNKIPSLSELSHLRPLTRLRVLWLAENPCCGTDSSQYRLTVLRCLPRLQKLDNQVVTEDEIALALAEGEVVTTPPSSVQNQLSTNGLPDAETENDPLNYNMEETNKIREELGMKLLSRDKFTSLSSPSTRENKPSMKKTHTLDAVLLLLRDLDEEELHVVHTAAQNRLQTFTLESETLNNSLQTQKTADIQH; encoded by the exons ATGCCACTTGGATTTACTCTGAGAGCTTTGCTCCAAACTACGGCACG gGGATGCAGTCTGACGGAT ATTTCTATCTTCTCTCAAATGGCCAACATTGAGGTGCTGACGCTTAG TGTCAACAgcatctcatctctctctcctctggctggctgtctgtctctttgtgagCTCTACCTAAGGAGGAACAagatcccctctctctctgagctCTCTCATCTGCGTCCACTGACGCGTCTCCGAGTGCTCTGGTTGGCTGAGAATCCATGTTGTGGAACCGACTCCAGCCAGTATCGCCTCACTGTACTGCGCTGCTTGCCTCGCCTCCAGAAGCTCGACAACCAAG TAGTGACAGAGGATGAGATTGCACTTGCTCTAGCGGAGGGTGAAGTGGTCACCACCCCTCCTAGCAGTGTCCAAAACCAGCTGTCCACTAATGGACTTCCAGATGCAGAGACAGAGAATGACCCGCTTAACTACAACATGGAGGAGACCAA CAAAATCAGGGAAGAGTTGGGGATGAAGCTCCTCTCCAGAGACAAGTTCACCTCGCTTTCTTCCCCTTCAACCAGAGAAAACAAACCATCAATGAAAAAG ACGCACACTCTGGATGCAGTTCTGCTGCTACTGAGGGATTTGGATGAAGAGGAGCTTCACGTTGTACACACAGCTGCCCAAAACAGACTCCAGACTTTCACTCTGGAATCAGAAACGCTTAACAATTCACTGCAGACGCAGAAAACTGCAGACATCCAACACTGA
- the pecr gene encoding peroxisomal trans-2-enoyl-CoA reductase, which produces MAASSVFRPGLFNHKVAIVTGGGTGIGKAISAELLALGCSVVISSRKAERLEAAAQEMRQNIPPSSPACVTPLTCNIRKEDEVKALVSSVLKQYGRIDFLVNNGGGQFSSPAEDMSSKGWKAVIDTNLTGTFHCCQEVYTAWMKQHGGVIVNIIADMWKGFPGMAHTGAARAAVDNLTKTLAIEWAVSGVRVNSVAPGTIFSKTAMENYKEFGPNLFKRSVPFSPAKRLGVPEEISSAVCFLLSPAASYISGATLRVDAGQSLYRCMWEIPHHNAWPDAPEGENLEALKDLLNPQSKL; this is translated from the exons ATGGCGGCGTCCAGTGTTTTCAGACCGGGCTTGTTCAACCATAAAGTGGCGATAGTCACGGGTGGAGGGACCGGTATCGGTAAAGCTATCTCTGCAGAGCTGCTGGCGCTGG GTTGCAGTGTGGTGATCTCCAGTAGAAAGGCAGAGAGGTTGGAGGCGGCAGCTCAGGAGATGAGACAGAACATCCCTCCCTCCAGCCCCGCCTGTGTCACTCCTCTAACATGTAACATCCGAAAAGAGGATGAG GTGAAGGCTCTTGTTTCATCAGTGCTGAAGCAGTACGGCAGGATAGACTTTCTGGTAAACAATGGTGGCGGCCAGTTCAGCAGCCCGGCAGAAGACATGTCCTCTAAAGGCTGGAAAGCTGTGATAGACACCAACCTGACTGGAACCTTCCACTGTTGCCAGGAGG TCTACACTGCATGGATGAAACAGCACGGCGGCGTGATCGTCAACATCATTGCTGACATGTGGAAAGGCTTCCCAGGCATGGC CCACACAGGAGCAGCGAGGGCAGCCGTGGACAACCTAACAAAGACTCTGGCCATCGAGTGGGCAGTCTCAGGAGTCAGAGTCAACTCTGTTGCACCT GGCACAATCTTTTCCAAAACTGCAATGGAGAACTATAAGGAGTTTGGACCAAATCTCTTCAAGAGGTCTGTTCCATTTAGCCCTGCAAAGAGGCTGGGGGTACCAGAAGAG ATCTCATCTGCGGTGTGTTTCCTGCTCTCTCCTGCTGCCTCCTACATCTCTGGAGCCACCCTGAGGGTTGATGCAGGACAGAGTCTGTACCGCTGCATGTGGGAGATACCCC ACCACAACGCATGGCCCGACGCTCCAGAGGGGGAGAACCTGGAGGCTCTGAAGGACCTGCTCAACCCACAAAGCAAACTCTAA
- the cfap410 gene encoding cilia and flagella associated protein 410 isoform X1, with translation MKLTRKLVLGKAKASDLESVKKLNCWGCSLTDISIFSQMANIEVLTLSVNSISSLSPLAGCLSLCELYLRRNKIPSLSELSHLRPLTRLRVLWLAENPCCGTDSSQYRLTVLRCLPRLQKLDNQVVTEDEIALALAEGEVVTTPPSSVQNQLSTNGLPDAETENDPLNYNMEETNKIREELGMKLLSRDKFTSLSSPSTRENKPSMKKTHTLDAVLLLLRDLDEEELHVVHTAAQNRLQTFTLESETLNNSLQTQKTADIQH, from the exons ATGAAGCTAACACGGAAACTGGTTCTCGGTAAGGCGAAGGCCTCCGACTTGGAAAGCGTGAAGAAATTGAACTGCTG gGGATGCAGTCTGACGGAT ATTTCTATCTTCTCTCAAATGGCCAACATTGAGGTGCTGACGCTTAG TGTCAACAgcatctcatctctctctcctctggctggctgtctgtctctttgtgagCTCTACCTAAGGAGGAACAagatcccctctctctctgagctCTCTCATCTGCGTCCACTGACGCGTCTCCGAGTGCTCTGGTTGGCTGAGAATCCATGTTGTGGAACCGACTCCAGCCAGTATCGCCTCACTGTACTGCGCTGCTTGCCTCGCCTCCAGAAGCTCGACAACCAAG TAGTGACAGAGGATGAGATTGCACTTGCTCTAGCGGAGGGTGAAGTGGTCACCACCCCTCCTAGCAGTGTCCAAAACCAGCTGTCCACTAATGGACTTCCAGATGCAGAGACAGAGAATGACCCGCTTAACTACAACATGGAGGAGACCAA CAAAATCAGGGAAGAGTTGGGGATGAAGCTCCTCTCCAGAGACAAGTTCACCTCGCTTTCTTCCCCTTCAACCAGAGAAAACAAACCATCAATGAAAAAG ACGCACACTCTGGATGCAGTTCTGCTGCTACTGAGGGATTTGGATGAAGAGGAGCTTCACGTTGTACACACAGCTGCCCAAAACAGACTCCAGACTTTCACTCTGGAATCAGAAACGCTTAACAATTCACTGCAGACGCAGAAAACTGCAGACATCCAACACTGA
- the ndufb3 gene encoding NADH dehydrogenase [ubiquinone] 1 beta subcomplex subunit 3 isoform X1 produces MYYGIVYFSMGGDHGHNKMSMPDWRQWKAEGTPLEFTQQRLAARGLKDPWARNEAWRYSGGFARAVTLSDVLLRGFKWGFAAFTVALAVEYALFPPKKGGH; encoded by the exons ATGTACTATGGCATCGTTTATTTTAG CATGGGAGGTGACCATGGCCACAACAAGATGTCCATGCCAGACTGGCGGCAGTGGAAAGCAGAGGGAACACCACTGGAGTTCACACAGCAGAGGCTGGCAGCCAGGGGACTCAAGGATCCATGGGCACG TAACGAGGCTTGGAGATACTCAGGCGGCTTCGCCCGTGCTGTGACTCTGTCTGATGTGCTGCTGAGAGGATTCAAGTGGGGCTTTGCTGCTTTTACTGTTGCTCTGGCTGTCGAGTACGCCCTCTTCCCACCAAAGAAGGGTGGCCACTAA
- the rpl37a gene encoding 60S ribosomal protein L37a, producing MAKRTKKVGIVGKYGTRYGASLRKMVKKIEISQHAKYTCSFCGKTKMKRQAVGIWHCGSCRKTVAGGAWTYNTTSAVTVKSAIRRLKELKDQ from the exons ATG GCCAAGCGTACCAAGAAGGTGGGGATCGTGGGTAAATATGGCACGCGTTATGGCGCGTCGCTGAGGAAGATGGTGAAGAAAATTGAAATATCCCAGCATGCGAAATACACCTGCTCTTTCTGTGGCAAG ACCAAGATGAAGAGGCAGGCTGTTGGTATCTGGCACTGTGGGTCCTGCAGGAAGACAGTGGCTGGAGGTGCCTGGACTTACAA cacAACGTCCGCTGTCACAGTCAAGTCCGCCATCAGGAGACTGAAGGAGTTGAAGGACCAGTAA
- the LOC123972670 gene encoding UDP-glucuronosyltransferase 1A7-like isoform X2, which translates to MSSWERRIDFALELPRPLMPNIVLVGGINCNVRDPLPEDLESWVSGAHGFIVFTLGTMVSDLPKEITAVFLEAFRQIPQKVIWRYTGQVSESVPENVKMMKWVPQNDLLAHPGARAFITHAGSHGLFEGLCHAVPMVMVPIVGDQPDNAEKLASRGAGVVLDIVSITTGSLLQALNEVINDSRYKDSVQKLSALHKDRPVDPLDLSVYWTEFVMRHKGAKHLRPAVLELNWLQYYCLDVIALLAIVVLFFVMVTVKCLKLCFWILSRKRKQD; encoded by the exons ATGAGTTCCTGGGAGAGGAG GATTGACTTTGCGCTGGAGTTGCCACGCCCTCTCATGCCAAATATAGTTCTAGTTGGTGGAATCAACTGCAATGTGAGAGACCCTCTGCCTGAA gATTTGGAGTCCTGGGTGTCAGGAGCGCATGGCTTTATAGTGTTCACTCTGGGCACAATGGTGTCAGACCTGCCAAAAGAGATAACCGCCGTCTTCCTAGAAGCCTTCAGACAGATTCCACAGAAG GTAATATGGAGGTACACTGGGCAGGTTTCAGAAAGTGTCCCAGAGAATGTGAAGATGATGAAATGGGTGCCTCAGAATGACCTGCTAG cACATCCTGGAGCTCGAGCTTTCATCACTCACGCTGGCTCACATGGTCTCTTCGAGGGACTGTGTCACGCTGTTCCCATGGTGATGGTGCCAATTGTGGGGGACCAGCCTGACAATGCAGAGAAGTTGGCGAGCAGAGGAGCGGGAGTGGTGTTGGATATTGTGTCGATCACTACAGGAAGTCTTCTTCAGGCCTTGAATGAGGTCATCAATGATTCCAG GTATAAAGACAGTGTGCAGAAGCTGTCAGCTCTCCATAAAGACAGACCAGTTGACCCACTTGACCTTTCAGTGTACTGGACAGAATTTGTAATGCGGCACAAAGGGGCGAAACATCTCAGACCTGCTGTCCTTGAACTCAACTGGCTCCAGTACTACTGCCTGGATGTAATAGCGCTACTGGCTATTGTAGTGCTGTTTTTTGTAATGGTGACAGTAAAATGCTTGAAACTATGCTTCTGGATACTGAGCAGGAAGAGGAAGCAGGACTAA
- the cfap410 gene encoding cilia and flagella associated protein 410 isoform X3 yields the protein MANIEVLTLSVNSISSLSPLAGCLSLCELYLRRNKIPSLSELSHLRPLTRLRVLWLAENPCCGTDSSQYRLTVLRCLPRLQKLDNQVVTEDEIALALAEGEVVTTPPSSVQNQLSTNGLPDAETENDPLNYNMEETNKIREELGMKLLSRDKFTSLSSPSTRENKPSMKKTHTLDAVLLLLRDLDEEELHVVHTAAQNRLQTFTLESETLNNSLQTQKTADIQH from the exons ATGGCCAACATTGAGGTGCTGACGCTTAG TGTCAACAgcatctcatctctctctcctctggctggctgtctgtctctttgtgagCTCTACCTAAGGAGGAACAagatcccctctctctctgagctCTCTCATCTGCGTCCACTGACGCGTCTCCGAGTGCTCTGGTTGGCTGAGAATCCATGTTGTGGAACCGACTCCAGCCAGTATCGCCTCACTGTACTGCGCTGCTTGCCTCGCCTCCAGAAGCTCGACAACCAAG TAGTGACAGAGGATGAGATTGCACTTGCTCTAGCGGAGGGTGAAGTGGTCACCACCCCTCCTAGCAGTGTCCAAAACCAGCTGTCCACTAATGGACTTCCAGATGCAGAGACAGAGAATGACCCGCTTAACTACAACATGGAGGAGACCAA CAAAATCAGGGAAGAGTTGGGGATGAAGCTCCTCTCCAGAGACAAGTTCACCTCGCTTTCTTCCCCTTCAACCAGAGAAAACAAACCATCAATGAAAAAG ACGCACACTCTGGATGCAGTTCTGCTGCTACTGAGGGATTTGGATGAAGAGGAGCTTCACGTTGTACACACAGCTGCCCAAAACAGACTCCAGACTTTCACTCTGGAATCAGAAACGCTTAACAATTCACTGCAGACGCAGAAAACTGCAGACATCCAACACTGA